In the genome of Halostella limicola, one region contains:
- a CDS encoding aldo/keto reductase produces the protein MDRRTLGTTGWDVTEVGLGTWNIGGDWGDVSEEDGREAVRAALDEGVNFVDTADVYGDGRSERIIREVLEEYDRDERVYVATKAGRRLDPHTAERYTEENLRDHVDRSREYLGEETLDLVQLHCPPTDVYYRPEVFEALEGFKEEGRIDHYGVSVERVEEGLKAIEYPGVETVQIIFNPFRQRPADLFFERAKEEDVGVIVRVPLASGLLTGKLSRDAEFPENDHRNFNRDGEAFDVGETFAGVPFETGLGAVDELRPAVPEGATMAKFTLRWILDHDAVSTVIPGSTSPEHIRDNVAAADLPAPSDDQRAAVDEVYEEYVREHVHHRW, from the coding sequence ATGGATCGACGAACGCTCGGGACGACCGGCTGGGACGTGACGGAAGTAGGACTCGGCACCTGGAACATCGGCGGGGACTGGGGTGACGTCTCCGAGGAGGACGGCCGCGAGGCCGTTCGGGCGGCGCTCGACGAGGGCGTGAACTTCGTCGACACCGCGGACGTGTACGGCGACGGCCGGAGCGAGCGCATCATCCGCGAGGTGCTAGAGGAGTACGATCGCGACGAGCGCGTGTACGTCGCCACGAAGGCGGGCCGCCGCCTCGACCCGCACACGGCCGAGCGCTACACCGAGGAGAACCTGCGCGACCACGTCGACCGGAGCCGCGAGTACCTCGGCGAGGAGACGCTCGACCTCGTCCAGTTGCACTGCCCCCCGACGGACGTGTACTACCGGCCCGAGGTGTTCGAGGCGCTGGAGGGGTTCAAAGAGGAAGGCCGTATCGACCACTACGGCGTCTCCGTCGAGCGCGTCGAGGAAGGCCTCAAGGCCATCGAGTACCCCGGCGTCGAGACGGTGCAGATCATCTTCAACCCGTTCCGCCAGCGCCCCGCCGACCTGTTCTTCGAGCGCGCGAAGGAGGAGGACGTCGGCGTCATCGTCCGCGTTCCGCTGGCGTCGGGCCTCCTGACGGGGAAGCTCTCGCGGGACGCGGAGTTCCCCGAGAACGACCACCGCAACTTCAATCGCGACGGCGAGGCGTTCGACGTGGGCGAGACGTTCGCGGGCGTCCCCTTCGAGACCGGCCTCGGCGCGGTGGACGAACTCCGTCCCGCCGTGCCCGAGGGCGCGACGATGGCGAAGTTCACCCTCCGCTGGATCCTCGACCACGACGCCGTCTCGACGGTCATCCCCGGGTCGACGAGCCCCGAGCACATCCGCGACAACGTCGCGGCGGCGGACCTGCCCGCGCCGTCAGACGACCAGCGCGCGGCCGTCGACGAGGTGTACGAGGAGTACGTCCGGGAACACGTCCATCATCGGTGGTGA
- a CDS encoding DUF7527 domain-containing protein has product MNTRTEQRVDDWSTRPVDGYQGLRDLADEQFSGAVRARGTWLFMLNGRIVGVFEGAIEDFESASATAHEAPDPSLPLLFTMLEKGGEQQAKYYTEDTPVADADGTLSSGSFTGFIELSENVLSGDYYTVYYGGKSMSCAFVGNSEELITGDEAFERANDEVGIYEVRNVDIEVTDVPDPSGGAADADGTGAASDAGGPSGTSAGADAAANEPAGREATNGGDVEAGTEPDAGAGEPTRSEPSGGAGADPQADANAARSGASEDPEPGSARNPDAREPAGGERGAGGHEANADPNAAGRGDPAAPGRGEPDEASAPDREPATDDGAGPADSDPTHPTERESFDVPGAEPEDVDAPDPDELAERAESTDAAEAATGRTVTDASSAGPDDEPTGATPAVDAAEAAVDATETEPARSDPASAEGAAGPDPNDAARESYDADLGTAEPAESDDDGVDPTYESEEEWQEARTIPSLDPDRSSTGDEESPARSETRQSRAGSRGRSAEQGGARPAGRDSGGSARRSTDRERSSGSEASRSNASRSDTAGAGTAGSDETLKQEVLEREDKIDQLQQRVSNLQGERDDLRVERDEYRDEAESLRGEVEDLEAEIERLESEVNRLERELEEARRAAGGAPNAGRQIGAAEALRGTNLFVRYASKGDATLEDAHAGDADAETVNANLRLEHHTQFDSEEAAVDGKAFDEFLTDTLEFNFVDWIVGGLLYEIRDTGHATSLEGLYDAIPQIDRAELKGDVSLVYTENGDEVREQKQFDVVLRDRMGNPLVVADLNDARDPVTQDGMATLESDASRLKGSNEHLSAAFVVTSSFFDPGALETAAEATSGSFLSRDSKKSFVKISRKQGYHLCLVESRGRDFHLNVPEL; this is encoded by the coding sequence ATGAATACGCGCACGGAACAGCGGGTCGACGACTGGAGTACCCGCCCCGTCGACGGGTACCAGGGGTTGCGCGACCTCGCGGACGAGCAGTTCTCCGGTGCGGTGCGCGCCCGGGGGACGTGGCTGTTCATGCTGAACGGCCGCATCGTCGGCGTGTTCGAGGGGGCCATCGAGGACTTCGAGTCCGCCTCGGCGACCGCACACGAGGCGCCGGACCCCTCGCTTCCCCTCCTGTTCACCATGCTGGAGAAGGGCGGCGAACAGCAGGCGAAGTACTACACGGAGGACACGCCGGTCGCCGACGCCGACGGGACGCTCTCGTCGGGGTCGTTCACCGGCTTCATCGAGCTCAGCGAGAACGTCCTCAGCGGCGACTACTACACGGTCTACTACGGCGGCAAGTCGATGAGCTGCGCGTTCGTCGGCAACAGCGAGGAACTGATCACCGGCGACGAGGCCTTCGAGCGCGCGAACGACGAGGTCGGCATCTACGAGGTGCGCAACGTCGACATCGAGGTGACGGACGTCCCCGACCCGTCCGGCGGGGCCGCGGACGCGGACGGAACCGGCGCCGCGAGCGACGCGGGCGGTCCGAGCGGGACGAGCGCGGGCGCCGACGCGGCCGCGAACGAGCCGGCGGGCCGAGAAGCGACAAACGGCGGCGACGTCGAGGCCGGCACCGAACCCGACGCGGGTGCCGGCGAACCGACCCGGTCCGAACCGTCCGGGGGCGCAGGAGCGGACCCGCAGGCCGACGCGAACGCGGCGCGATCCGGCGCAAGTGAGGACCCGGAACCCGGCTCCGCCCGGAACCCGGACGCGCGCGAGCCGGCCGGCGGCGAGCGCGGTGCGGGCGGCCACGAGGCGAACGCCGACCCGAACGCGGCGGGCAGGGGCGATCCGGCCGCGCCCGGCCGCGGCGAACCGGACGAAGCGAGCGCGCCGGACCGGGAGCCGGCGACCGACGACGGAGCCGGCCCGGCCGACTCCGACCCGACCCACCCGACCGAGCGCGAGTCGTTCGACGTGCCGGGCGCGGAACCGGAGGACGTCGACGCGCCGGACCCCGACGAACTCGCCGAGCGGGCCGAGTCGACCGACGCCGCGGAGGCCGCTACGGGGCGGACGGTCACCGACGCCTCGTCGGCCGGCCCGGACGACGAACCGACGGGCGCGACGCCCGCCGTCGACGCCGCGGAGGCGGCCGTCGACGCGACCGAGACCGAGCCGGCGCGAAGCGATCCCGCGAGCGCCGAGGGCGCGGCCGGTCCCGACCCGAACGACGCCGCGCGCGAGAGCTACGACGCGGACCTCGGGACGGCCGAACCCGCCGAGTCGGACGACGACGGCGTCGACCCGACGTACGAGAGCGAGGAGGAGTGGCAAGAGGCGCGGACCATCCCGTCGCTCGACCCCGACCGGTCGTCGACCGGCGACGAGGAGTCGCCGGCACGGTCCGAGACGCGGCAGTCGCGGGCGGGCAGCCGCGGGCGCTCCGCGGAGCAGGGCGGTGCCCGGCCCGCGGGCCGCGATTCAGGCGGGAGCGCGCGACGGTCGACCGACCGCGAACGGTCGTCTGGGTCGGAGGCGTCGCGGTCGAACGCGTCGCGGTCCGACACCGCCGGCGCCGGCACCGCCGGGAGCGACGAGACGCTCAAGCAAGAGGTGCTCGAGCGCGAGGACAAGATAGACCAGCTTCAGCAGCGCGTATCGAACCTCCAGGGCGAGCGCGACGACCTCCGCGTCGAGCGCGACGAGTACCGGGACGAGGCCGAGTCGCTCCGCGGCGAGGTCGAGGACCTCGAAGCGGAGATAGAACGCCTGGAGAGCGAGGTGAACCGCCTGGAGCGTGAACTGGAGGAGGCACGCCGCGCCGCCGGCGGCGCGCCGAACGCCGGGCGACAGATCGGCGCGGCCGAGGCGCTCCGGGGAACGAACCTGTTCGTCCGCTACGCGTCGAAAGGCGACGCGACCCTGGAGGACGCCCACGCGGGCGACGCCGACGCCGAGACCGTCAACGCCAACCTCCGCCTGGAGCACCACACGCAGTTCGACAGCGAGGAGGCGGCGGTCGACGGGAAGGCGTTCGACGAGTTCCTCACCGACACGCTGGAGTTCAACTTCGTCGACTGGATCGTCGGCGGCCTGCTGTACGAGATCCGCGACACCGGCCACGCGACATCGCTGGAGGGCCTCTACGACGCCATCCCCCAGATCGACCGGGCCGAGCTGAAAGGCGACGTGAGCCTCGTGTACACGGAGAACGGCGACGAGGTCCGCGAGCAGAAGCAGTTCGACGTCGTCCTGCGCGACCGGATGGGGAACCCGCTGGTCGTGGCCGATCTGAACGACGCGCGCGACCCCGTCACGCAGGACGGGATGGCGACGCTAGAGAGCGACGCCTCGCGGCTGAAGGGGTCCAACGAGCACCTGAGCGCGGCGTTCGTCGTGACCTCCTCGTTCTTCGATCCCGGCGCGCTCGAAACCGCCGCGGAGGCGACGAGCGGGAGCTTCCTGAGTCGGGACTCGAAGAAGAGCTTCGTGAAGATATCCCGGAAACAGGGGTATCATCTCTGCCTCGTCGAATCGCGAGGACGCGACTTCCACCTCAACGTGCCGGAGCTTTAG
- a CDS encoding UPF0058 family protein: MHKDELLELHEQMVTIMENVAEREEVDPELFDPYYQLDVDPSHVHKSKSEHKHAVFVLGNALANAMSEDEFSSAGRIGKRMEELADDAEQRI, encoded by the coding sequence ATGCACAAAGACGAGTTGCTCGAATTACACGAGCAGATGGTGACGATCATGGAGAACGTCGCCGAGCGCGAGGAGGTCGATCCCGAGCTGTTCGATCCGTACTACCAGCTTGACGTGGACCCCTCGCACGTCCACAAGTCCAAGAGCGAGCACAAACACGCCGTGTTCGTCCTCGGCAACGCCCTCGCGAACGCGATGAGCGAGGACGAGTTCTCGAGCGCCGGCCGCATCGGCAAGCGGATGGAGGAGCTGGCGGACGACGCCGAGCAGCGGATCTGA
- a CDS encoding potassium channel family protein gives MSKWRRRTALYLLSLAAVMATYAVAYHVGMAVFEGRPSSFFHSVQVVVETFTTTGFGSDAPWSSPWMNLLVVLMDLTGVFLIFLALPVFVFPLFEEALATSAPRAAEDTADHVVVCEYTPHGEALVEELETSDQEYVVVESDEEVAAELYEDDLSVIHGDPESTETLRRANADAATAVVADADDERNASIVLSAREVSPNARVVTLLEDRANEPYHRLAGADTVLSPERILGGSLADKITGSIDAPDVVGDDFEIAELTVQRDSAVAGQRLKESGIREGTGVNVVGIWERGEFRSPPSPDTVLSGGTVLLAAGRVRSLEALRRLTRSKKRRPARSNVVVLGRGEVGSTVVDELAAADVDATVVDLREMPAVDVVGDATERSTLREAGVPDATTVVLALGSDTATTFATLVVDELNPDAEIVCRAAEGESVPKLYRAGADYVLALSRVSGRMLASTVLDEDIISLDTQVEVVRAPVPALAGSTLRSANVRERTGCTVVAVEREGEMITDLGPEFRFRAGDEAIVAGRDADVNEFTALTSGDD, from the coding sequence ATGAGCAAGTGGCGACGGCGCACGGCGCTGTACCTCCTCTCGCTGGCCGCCGTCATGGCGACCTACGCCGTCGCGTATCACGTCGGCATGGCCGTCTTCGAGGGGCGGCCCTCGTCGTTTTTCCACTCCGTGCAGGTCGTCGTCGAGACGTTCACCACGACCGGGTTCGGGTCGGACGCCCCGTGGTCGTCGCCGTGGATGAACCTCCTCGTGGTCCTGATGGACCTGACCGGCGTGTTCCTCATCTTCCTCGCCCTCCCGGTGTTCGTCTTCCCCCTCTTCGAGGAGGCGCTCGCGACGTCCGCGCCGCGGGCCGCCGAAGACACGGCCGACCACGTCGTCGTCTGCGAGTACACCCCGCACGGCGAGGCGCTGGTCGAGGAACTGGAGACCAGCGACCAGGAGTACGTCGTCGTGGAGTCCGACGAGGAGGTCGCCGCGGAACTGTACGAGGACGACCTCTCCGTGATCCACGGCGACCCCGAGTCGACGGAGACGCTCCGGCGCGCGAACGCCGACGCGGCGACCGCCGTCGTCGCCGACGCCGACGACGAGCGCAACGCGAGCATCGTCCTCTCCGCGCGGGAGGTCTCGCCGAACGCGCGGGTCGTCACCCTCCTCGAAGACCGGGCGAACGAGCCGTACCACCGCCTCGCCGGGGCCGACACGGTGCTCTCGCCCGAGCGGATCCTCGGCGGGAGCCTGGCGGACAAGATCACGGGGTCCATCGACGCCCCGGACGTGGTCGGCGACGACTTCGAGATCGCCGAGCTCACCGTCCAGCGGGACAGCGCCGTCGCGGGCCAGCGCCTGAAAGAGAGCGGAATCCGGGAGGGGACCGGAGTGAACGTCGTCGGGATCTGGGAGCGCGGCGAGTTCCGGAGCCCGCCGTCGCCCGACACGGTCCTGTCGGGGGGGACGGTGCTTTTGGCCGCCGGGCGGGTGCGGAGCCTCGAAGCGCTCCGCCGACTCACGCGGTCGAAGAAGCGCCGGCCCGCCCGGTCGAACGTGGTCGTCCTCGGCAGGGGAGAGGTCGGGTCGACCGTCGTCGACGAACTGGCGGCCGCCGACGTGGACGCGACGGTCGTCGACCTACGGGAGATGCCGGCGGTCGACGTGGTCGGCGACGCGACCGAGCGGAGCACGCTCCGGGAGGCCGGCGTCCCGGACGCGACGACCGTCGTCCTCGCCCTCGGGAGCGACACGGCGACGACGTTCGCCACGCTCGTCGTCGACGAACTGAACCCGGACGCGGAGATCGTCTGCCGCGCGGCCGAGGGCGAGAGCGTCCCCAAACTGTACCGCGCCGGCGCGGACTACGTGCTCGCGCTGTCGCGGGTGAGCGGCCGGATGCTCGCCTCGACGGTGCTCGACGAGGACATCATCTCGCTCGACACGCAGGTCGAGGTCGTCCGGGCGCCCGTGCCGGCGCTGGCCGGGTCGACGCTACGGTCCGCGAACGTCCGCGAGCGCACCGGCTGTACGGTGGTCGCGGTCGAGCGCGAGGGCGAGATGATCACCGACCTCGGCCCGGAGTTCAGGTTTCGCGCCGGCGACGAGGCGATCGTCGCCGGCAGGGACGCGGACGTCAACGAGTTCACCGCGCTGACCTCGGGCGACGACTGA
- a CDS encoding DUF998 domain-containing protein has translation MTETRRIAAATGLASAALALGGILVATLVSSSFTWAGAALSDMGRPGTGTYWLFNGVLIAAGALGVPFAYALLADAGNLVQRVGVGLFLVTVAAMAMVGVFHLPKAGHGVVAVTHYVGATLFLWVWGTGEALAGRVRRGLATVWLANAHVLAWATWVGSVAPRWFAAAEYAGALAFGGWVVVTARRLLGDSARAAA, from the coding sequence GTGACAGAAACTCGACGGATCGCGGCGGCGACGGGCCTCGCCTCGGCCGCGCTGGCGCTCGGCGGCATCCTCGTGGCGACGCTCGTCTCGTCGTCGTTCACTTGGGCCGGTGCCGCCCTCTCGGACATGGGTCGGCCCGGGACGGGGACGTACTGGCTGTTCAACGGCGTGCTGATCGCGGCCGGCGCGCTCGGGGTCCCCTTCGCGTACGCGCTGCTCGCGGACGCCGGAAACCTCGTTCAGCGGGTCGGGGTCGGCCTCTTTCTCGTCACGGTGGCGGCGATGGCGATGGTCGGGGTGTTCCACCTGCCGAAGGCGGGCCACGGCGTCGTCGCCGTCACGCACTACGTCGGGGCGACGCTGTTCCTGTGGGTGTGGGGCACCGGCGAGGCGCTCGCCGGTCGCGTCCGGCGGGGGCTGGCGACGGTGTGGCTCGCGAACGCCCACGTCCTCGCGTGGGCCACGTGGGTCGGATCGGTCGCACCGCGGTGGTTCGCGGCGGCGGAGTACGCCGGCGCGCTCGCCTTCGGCGGATGGGTCGTCGTCACCGCGCGCCGCCTGCTCGGCGACTCGGCGCGCGCGGCGGCCTGA
- a CDS encoding VOC family protein translates to MSGIVFFAAERPSAVVSFYTDEVGATVWLEQEGCTILRHGNFLFGFCEGDVAETCGTVTFYYDDRDAVDEMHDRLADRARGPPRENEEYDIYQFFADDPEGRTVEFQTFLHPTPEV, encoded by the coding sequence ATGTCCGGGATCGTCTTTTTCGCGGCGGAGCGGCCGTCGGCGGTCGTCTCGTTCTACACCGACGAGGTCGGCGCGACGGTGTGGCTCGAACAGGAAGGCTGTACCATCCTCCGACACGGTAACTTCCTGTTCGGGTTCTGCGAGGGCGACGTCGCGGAGACCTGCGGGACCGTCACCTTCTACTACGACGACCGAGACGCCGTCGACGAGATGCACGACCGCCTCGCCGACCGTGCGCGCGGGCCGCCGCGGGAGAACGAGGAGTACGACATCTACCAGTTCTTCGCCGACGACCCCGAGGGTCGGACCGTCGAGTTCCAGACGTTCCTGCATCCGACGCCGGAAGTCTGA
- a CDS encoding dolichyl-phosphate hexose transferase, with product MSENADENAAGAGSDAYTFDDVSVVMGTYNEAEAIRTVLSDIDEVTDGRAEVVCVDGSSDETPEIARDHGATVIRQAPQGYGVAVREAVLTPDRPVVVTTDCDDTYPMEQLPEFLDLINEGYDVVSGDRLYHGADAMPDLNRHGNRAFALLASVLMGRRVHDTTTGMRAYRREVVERIEWTENTGLSAELLIRPLMRGYDVVEVPIDYRERKGQTKLDPFAGGAAIAKSIAKVCLEERFR from the coding sequence ATGAGCGAGAACGCGGACGAGAACGCGGCCGGCGCCGGGTCGGACGCGTACACGTTCGACGACGTGAGCGTCGTGATGGGGACGTACAACGAGGCCGAGGCCATCAGGACGGTGCTCTCGGACATCGACGAGGTGACGGACGGCCGGGCCGAGGTGGTCTGCGTCGACGGGTCCAGCGACGAGACGCCCGAGATAGCGCGCGACCACGGCGCGACGGTGATCCGGCAGGCCCCGCAGGGGTACGGCGTCGCCGTGCGCGAGGCCGTCCTGACGCCGGACCGCCCGGTCGTCGTGACGACGGACTGCGACGACACGTACCCGATGGAGCAACTCCCGGAGTTCCTCGACCTGATCAACGAGGGATACGACGTGGTGAGCGGCGACCGGCTCTACCACGGGGCCGACGCGATGCCGGACCTCAACCGGCACGGCAACCGGGCGTTCGCCCTGCTGGCGAGCGTGCTGATGGGCCGTCGCGTCCACGACACGACGACGGGGATGCGCGCGTACCGCCGCGAGGTCGTCGAGCGCATCGAGTGGACCGAGAACACTGGCCTCTCCGCTGAGCTGCTCATTCGGCCGCTGATGCGCGGCTACGACGTGGTAGAGGTCCCTATCGACTACCGGGAACGCAAGGGCCAGACGAAGCTCGACCCCTTCGCCGGCGGCGCGGCCATCGCGAAGTCCATCGCCAAGGTCTGTCTCGAAGAGCGGTTCCGCTGA
- a CDS encoding DUF7846 domain-containing protein: MSAAALRERVTATHVAALVAALAGAVVFFLAVDLFPYHSNNHDEGVYLQQAQMLLAGQLNLYPAVPDAVRPWFFVDDGGRLYPKYTPVPAAVFAVAKAVTGEFRVALAAVAAGNAALCYAVTAEAFDRRTGVVAAVALVGAPLFLLTSSAFLSYAPAALFNWAFALAYVRAVRRGSRRYAAAAGVAVGLAFFARPYTAVLFATPFILHACLTLWRAGRRDRNEFRAWFGRYAVVAAGGLTFVGATLAYNAAVTGSPLLFPYKAFAPLDGLGFGYRRILSHDLRYTPALALRANAWVLWHFGTRWTVAGPVGTLLAAAGVARFLVGLRRRDARAAAGEPGGDPLPDRELRAVLAGLIVSVIAGNVAFWGNYNVLATFADPTDGLISVLGPFYHFDLLLPLSAFAASAAVAGWDRFRAAAAAQFDPRGARVALLLALVVTLPVVGVAERAAVEPPVERNAAHTEKYEAAYAPVEAADFENGLVFVPTPYGEWLNHPFQVLRNDPGFDGPVVYAMDRDAADDFAVLDAYPNRTLYRYTYQGEWTPAPDERVTPKLERLDRREAAAFEVRTRTGVIRDTGSVTVRVEANGTAAEFAYEGDPGDRIAVDWRVTPEGVTVVGENLTRVVGNRSVPLSGAEDVTLSVTMVQRGGASVTYREEVTVRAKNDSVEVVWPPERSVCNLVLDCGREGTYLPDRPETRVSGAWMNSTLTARE, translated from the coding sequence ATGTCCGCGGCCGCCCTCCGCGAGCGCGTCACCGCGACGCACGTCGCCGCGCTCGTCGCCGCGCTCGCCGGCGCGGTCGTCTTCTTCCTCGCCGTCGACCTCTTTCCGTACCACTCCAACAACCACGACGAGGGCGTCTATCTCCAGCAGGCCCAGATGCTGCTCGCGGGGCAGTTGAACCTCTACCCCGCCGTCCCCGACGCCGTCCGCCCCTGGTTCTTCGTCGACGACGGCGGCCGCCTCTACCCGAAGTACACGCCAGTCCCCGCGGCCGTCTTCGCCGTCGCGAAGGCAGTGACCGGCGAGTTCCGCGTCGCGCTCGCCGCGGTCGCCGCCGGCAACGCGGCGCTCTGTTACGCCGTCACCGCGGAGGCGTTCGACCGACGGACGGGCGTCGTCGCCGCCGTCGCGCTCGTCGGCGCCCCACTGTTCCTGCTCACCTCCTCGGCGTTTCTCTCGTACGCGCCCGCTGCCCTGTTCAACTGGGCGTTCGCGCTGGCGTACGTCCGCGCAGTGCGCCGCGGGAGCCGACGCTACGCCGCCGCGGCGGGCGTCGCGGTCGGGCTCGCCTTCTTCGCCCGCCCGTACACCGCCGTGCTGTTCGCGACGCCGTTCATTCTCCACGCCTGCCTGACGCTCTGGCGCGCGGGCCGCCGGGACCGGAACGAGTTCCGGGCGTGGTTCGGCCGATACGCCGTCGTCGCCGCCGGCGGTCTGACGTTCGTGGGTGCGACCCTCGCGTACAACGCCGCGGTGACAGGGTCGCCGCTGCTCTTCCCCTACAAGGCGTTTGCCCCGCTCGACGGTCTGGGCTTCGGCTACCGGCGGATACTGAGCCACGACCTGCGATACACCCCGGCGCTCGCGCTCCGGGCGAACGCGTGGGTGCTGTGGCACTTCGGCACGCGCTGGACGGTGGCCGGCCCCGTCGGAACGCTGCTGGCGGCCGCGGGCGTCGCCCGCTTCCTCGTCGGCCTGCGCCGCCGTGACGCCCGCGCTGCGGCCGGCGAGCCGGGCGGCGACCCGCTCCCGGACCGCGAACTCCGGGCCGTGCTCGCCGGCCTGATCGTCTCGGTGATCGCCGGCAACGTCGCCTTCTGGGGGAACTACAACGTCCTCGCCACGTTCGCGGACCCGACCGACGGCCTGATATCGGTGCTCGGACCGTTCTATCACTTCGATCTCCTGCTCCCCCTATCCGCGTTCGCCGCGAGCGCCGCGGTGGCGGGGTGGGACCGGTTCCGGGCGGCCGCGGCGGCGCAGTTCGACCCGCGCGGTGCCCGGGTCGCCCTGCTGCTCGCGCTCGTCGTAACGCTCCCCGTCGTCGGAGTCGCAGAGCGCGCTGCGGTCGAACCGCCGGTCGAACGCAACGCCGCCCACACCGAGAAGTACGAGGCGGCGTACGCCCCCGTCGAGGCGGCCGACTTCGAGAACGGGCTGGTGTTCGTCCCGACGCCGTACGGCGAGTGGCTCAACCACCCGTTCCAGGTGCTCCGGAACGACCCCGGCTTCGACGGGCCGGTCGTGTACGCGATGGACCGCGACGCCGCGGACGACTTCGCCGTCCTCGACGCCTACCCGAACCGGACGCTCTACCGGTACACCTACCAGGGCGAGTGGACGCCGGCCCCGGACGAGCGGGTGACCCCGAAACTGGAGCGCCTCGACCGCCGCGAAGCGGCCGCGTTCGAGGTCCGGACCCGTACCGGCGTCATTCGGGACACCGGGTCGGTGACGGTGCGGGTCGAAGCGAACGGGACCGCAGCCGAGTTCGCGTACGAGGGCGACCCGGGCGACCGGATCGCCGTCGACTGGCGGGTGACGCCGGAGGGCGTGACTGTCGTCGGCGAGAACCTGACGCGAGTGGTCGGGAACCGGTCCGTGCCCCTCTCCGGGGCCGAGGACGTCACCCTGTCGGTGACGATGGTCCAGCGCGGCGGGGCGTCGGTCACCTACCGCGAGGAGGTGACCGTGCGGGCGAAAAACGACTCGGTGGAGGTCGTGTGGCCCCCGGAGCGCTCCGTCTGCAACCTCGTTCTCGACTGCGGACGCGAGGGGACCTACCTCCCGGACCGACCGGAGACGCGCGTCAGCGGGGCGTGGATGAACAGCACGCTCACCGCGCGGGAGTGA